One Pseudomonas entomophila genomic window carries:
- a CDS encoding GlxA family transcriptional regulator, with the protein MQAKDFFHLASLRYSKQLGLGLQPMFEIGLVSPDGLPVDSFSNVQLPVDSGLNDADVIILPAFWDDFDNLLQRYPQVLPWLRAQHARGAVLCAEASGVFWLAESGLLDGKEATTYWRFFSNFAERYPKIRLNQDKHLTDADNLYCAGGTTSACDLYIYLIERFCGANVARAVARDILYEVQRSYTPGRMGFGGQKLHQDLIILQIQHWLEEHFADKFRFEDVARNHGMSIRNFMRRFQGATGDKPLHYLQRLRIETAKGLLSSTRKSIKTISYEVGYDDASFFARLFRQHTELSPNQYRQQFMQEA; encoded by the coding sequence ATGCAGGCCAAGGACTTCTTCCATCTCGCCAGCCTGCGCTACAGCAAGCAGCTGGGCCTGGGCCTGCAGCCGATGTTCGAAATCGGCCTGGTGAGCCCCGACGGCCTGCCCGTGGACAGCTTCAGCAATGTGCAGTTGCCGGTCGACAGTGGCCTGAACGACGCCGATGTGATCATTCTCCCGGCCTTCTGGGACGACTTCGACAACCTGCTGCAGCGTTACCCCCAGGTACTGCCCTGGCTACGCGCCCAGCATGCTCGGGGCGCGGTGCTGTGCGCCGAGGCCAGCGGGGTGTTCTGGCTGGCGGAATCCGGCCTGCTCGATGGCAAGGAGGCGACCACCTACTGGCGCTTCTTCAGCAACTTCGCCGAGCGCTACCCGAAGATCCGCCTGAACCAGGACAAGCACCTCACCGACGCCGACAACCTCTATTGCGCAGGCGGCACCACCTCGGCCTGCGACCTGTACATCTACCTGATCGAGCGCTTCTGCGGCGCCAACGTGGCCCGCGCCGTGGCCCGCGACATCCTCTACGAGGTACAGCGCAGCTACACGCCGGGGCGCATGGGCTTTGGTGGGCAGAAGCTGCACCAGGACCTGATCATCCTGCAGATCCAGCACTGGCTCGAAGAGCACTTCGCCGACAAGTTCCGTTTCGAGGACGTGGCCCGCAACCACGGCATGAGCATCCGCAACTTCATGCGCCGCTTCCAGGGCGCCACCGGCGACAAGCCGCTGCATTACCTGCAGCGCCTGCGCATCGAGACTGCCAAGGGCCTGCTGTCGAGCACGCGCAAGAGCATCAAGACCATCAGCTACGAGGTGGGCTACGACGACGCGAGCTTCTTTGCCAGGCTGTTCCGCCAGCACACGGAGCTGTCGCCGAACCAGTATCGGCAGCAGTTCATGCAGGAGGCCTGA
- a CDS encoding glutathione S-transferase N-terminal domain-containing protein, with translation MGATNRLACYSDPADHYSHRVRLVLAEKGVTVQIIDVDPKRLPPKLVEVNPYGSLPTLVDRDLALYESSVVMEYLEERYPHPALMPVYPVARGNSRLLMHRIQRDWCALADTVLDTRNSDAVRAQARKELRESLTGVAPLFGEMACFMSEEQSLVDCCLLPILWRLPVMGIELPRQAKPLLDYMERQFAREPFQASLSATEREMRKV, from the coding sequence ATGGGCGCAACCAACAGGTTAGCCTGCTATTCCGACCCCGCTGATCATTATTCTCATCGGGTACGCCTCGTGCTCGCGGAGAAAGGCGTCACGGTGCAGATCATCGATGTCGACCCCAAGCGTCTACCGCCCAAGCTGGTTGAAGTGAACCCCTACGGCAGCCTGCCGACCCTGGTCGATAGAGACCTGGCGTTGTACGAGTCATCGGTGGTGATGGAGTATCTCGAGGAGCGCTACCCGCACCCGGCGCTGATGCCGGTCTATCCGGTGGCCCGTGGCAACAGCCGGCTGCTGATGCATCGCATCCAGCGCGACTGGTGTGCCTTGGCCGACACGGTGCTCGATACCCGCAACAGCGACGCGGTGCGCGCCCAGGCGCGCAAGGAGCTGCGTGAGAGTCTTACAGGGGTGGCGCCGCTGTTTGGCGAGATGGCCTGCTTCATGAGCGAGGAGCAAAGCCTGGTCGATTGCTGTCTACTGCCCATCCTCTGGCGTTTGCCGGTGATGGGTATCGAATTGCCGCGGCAGGCCAAGCCGCTGCTGGATTACATGGAGCGACAGTTCGCCCGCGAGCCTTTCCAGGCGAGCCTGTCCGCTACCGAACGTGAAATGCGCAAGGTTTAA
- a CDS encoding cytochrome c1, whose protein sequence is MKKLIAVFLLALMPGLSFAAEHSLELDKVDVDLTDKAALQDGARTFANYCMGCHSAKFQRYERVADDLGIPHELMLENLVFTGAKIGDHMKIGMQPNDAKTWFGAAPPDLTLVARVRGNDWLYTYLRSFYEDPARPYRVNNKVFPNVGMPNVLVGLQGNQVIGCKQVQTVIDGKKQFDPLTGSPLTHEACDQLTVEEKSGTLTTEQFDEKVKNLVTFLAYSANPVKLESQRIGTYVLLYLAFFFVFAYLLKREYWKDVH, encoded by the coding sequence ATGAAAAAGTTGATTGCAGTATTTTTGCTGGCACTGATGCCTGGCCTATCCTTCGCTGCCGAACACAGCCTGGAGCTGGACAAGGTCGATGTCGACCTGACCGACAAGGCCGCCCTGCAGGACGGCGCGCGTACCTTCGCCAACTATTGCATGGGTTGCCACAGCGCCAAGTTCCAGCGTTACGAGCGGGTAGCCGACGATCTGGGGATACCCCACGAGCTGATGCTCGAGAACCTGGTGTTCACCGGTGCCAAGATCGGCGACCACATGAAGATCGGCATGCAGCCGAACGATGCCAAGACCTGGTTCGGCGCGGCGCCACCCGATCTCACCCTGGTCGCCCGGGTGCGTGGCAACGACTGGCTGTACACCTACCTGCGCAGCTTCTACGAGGATCCGGCGCGCCCCTATCGGGTGAACAACAAGGTATTCCCCAATGTGGGCATGCCCAACGTGCTGGTCGGGCTGCAAGGCAACCAGGTGATCGGTTGCAAGCAAGTGCAGACCGTGATCGACGGCAAGAAGCAATTCGACCCGCTGACCGGCAGCCCGTTGACCCATGAAGCATGCGACCAGCTGACCGTCGAGGAGAAATCCGGTACCCTGACCACCGAGCAGTTCGACGAGAAGGTCAAGAACCTGGTGACCTTCCTGGCCTATTCGGCCAACCCGGTCAAACTGGAAAGCCAGCGCATAGGCACCTATGTCCTGCTGTACCTGGCTTTCTTCTTCGTGTTCGCCTACTTGCTCAAGCGCGAATACTGGAAGGACGTGCACTGA
- a CDS encoding NADP(H)-dependent aldo-keto reductase: MEYRKLGRTDLNVSALCLGTMTWGEQNTQEQAFAQIALAKQAGINFIDTAEMYPVPPRPETYAATERIIGNWFAKNGDRDDWLLASKVAGPGNGISHIRDGQLKHNRQHIVAALDASLERLQTDRIDLYQLHWPERSTNFFGKLGYQHLPQDIFTPLEETLEVLDEQVRAGKIRHVGLSNETPWGTMKFLHLAESRGWPRAVSIQNPYNLLNRSFEVGLAEVAIREQCGLLAYSPLAFGMLSGKYENGARPAAGRLTLFSRFARYSNPQTVAACSRYVQLAREHGLDPAQMALAFVTRQPFVTSNIIGATTVEQLQSNIDSLALNLGDELLAAIEAIHQEQPNPAP, translated from the coding sequence ATGGAATACCGCAAGCTCGGTCGTACCGACCTCAATGTCAGCGCCCTGTGCCTGGGCACCATGACCTGGGGCGAGCAGAACACCCAGGAGCAGGCCTTCGCCCAGATCGCACTGGCCAAGCAAGCCGGCATCAACTTCATCGACACCGCCGAGATGTACCCGGTGCCACCGCGCCCGGAAACTTATGCCGCCACCGAACGCATCATCGGCAACTGGTTCGCGAAAAATGGCGACCGTGACGACTGGCTGCTGGCCAGCAAGGTCGCCGGCCCCGGCAACGGCATCAGCCACATCCGCGATGGCCAGCTCAAGCACAACCGCCAGCACATCGTCGCGGCGCTGGACGCGAGCCTGGAACGCCTGCAGACCGACCGCATCGACCTGTATCAACTGCACTGGCCCGAGCGCAGCACCAACTTCTTCGGCAAGCTGGGCTACCAGCACCTGCCCCAGGACATCTTCACGCCACTGGAAGAAACCCTGGAAGTGCTTGACGAACAGGTGCGCGCCGGCAAGATCCGCCATGTCGGCCTGTCCAACGAAACGCCGTGGGGCACGATGAAGTTCCTGCACCTGGCCGAAAGCCGCGGTTGGCCGCGCGCGGTGTCGATACAGAACCCCTACAACCTGCTCAACCGCAGCTTCGAGGTGGGCCTGGCGGAAGTGGCGATCCGCGAGCAGTGCGGGTTGCTGGCTTACTCACCGCTGGCCTTTGGCATGCTGTCGGGCAAGTACGAGAATGGCGCCCGCCCGGCCGCTGGTCGCCTGACCCTGTTCAGCCGCTTCGCCCGCTACTCCAACCCACAGACGGTGGCGGCCTGCAGCCGTTATGTGCAACTGGCCCGCGAGCATGGCCTGGACCCGGCGCAGATGGCCCTGGCGTTCGTGACGCGCCAGCCGTTCGTGACCAGCAACATCATCGGCGCGACGACGGTGGAACAGTTGCAGAGCAATATCGACAGCCTGGCGTTGAACCTGGGTGATGAACTGCTGGCGGCGATCGAGGCGATTCACCAGGAGCAGCCCAACCCGGCGCCTTGA
- the rplM gene encoding 50S ribosomal protein L13, with protein sequence MKTFTAKPETVKREWFVVDAAGQTLGRLATEIASRLRGKHKPEYTPHVDTGDYIVVINAEQVRVTGAKSSDKMYYSHSGFPGGIKEINFEKLIAKAPERVIETAVKGMLPKNPLGRDMYRKLKVYAGAAHPHTAQQPQELKI encoded by the coding sequence ATGAAAACTTTTACTGCTAAACCGGAAACAGTAAAGCGCGAGTGGTTCGTAGTCGACGCCGCTGGTCAGACCCTGGGTCGTCTGGCTACCGAAATCGCTAGCCGCCTGCGTGGCAAGCACAAGCCAGAATACACCCCTCACGTTGACACCGGCGACTACATCGTCGTCATCAACGCCGAGCAGGTTCGTGTGACTGGTGCCAAGTCTTCCGACAAGATGTACTACTCCCACTCCGGCTTCCCGGGCGGTATCAAGGAAATCAACTTCGAGAAGTTGATCGCCAAGGCCCCTGAGCGTGTTATCGAAACCGCGGTCAAAGGCATGCTGCCGAAGAACCCGCTGGGTCGCGACATGTACCGTAAGCTGAAAGTGTACGCGGGTGCTGCTCACCCACACACTGCTCAGCAGCCTCAAGAACTGAAGATCTAA
- a CDS encoding cytochrome b, whose amino-acid sequence MSKFMEWIDARFPATKMWEDHLSKYYAPKNFNFLYFFGSLALLVLVNQIVTGVWLTMSFTPSAEEAFASVEYIMRDVEYGWILRYLHSTGASAFFIVVYLHMFRGLLYGSYQKPRELVWLFGMLIYLALMAEAFMGYLLPWGQMSYWGAQVIISLFGAIPVIGGDLTQWIRGDYLISGITLNRFFALHVVALPIVILGLVVLHILALHEVGSNNPDGVDIKKKKDENGIPLDGIPFHPYYTVKDIVGVVVFLFVFCAVVFFFPEMGGYFLEKPNFEQANAFKTPEHIAPVWYFTPFYAILRAVPDKLFGVIAMGAAIAVLFVLPWLDRSPVRSMRYKGWLSKIFLLVFCVAFVILGVLGVLAPTPGRTLLSQVCTVLYFAYFLLMPFYTRLEKTKPVPERVTG is encoded by the coding sequence ATGAGCAAGTTCATGGAGTGGATCGATGCGCGCTTCCCCGCGACGAAAATGTGGGAAGACCATCTGAGCAAGTATTACGCGCCCAAGAACTTCAATTTCCTGTATTTCTTCGGCTCCCTGGCACTGCTGGTGCTGGTCAACCAGATCGTCACCGGCGTGTGGCTGACCATGAGCTTCACCCCCTCGGCGGAAGAGGCCTTCGCCTCGGTCGAGTACATCATGCGCGACGTCGAGTACGGCTGGATCCTGCGCTACCTGCACTCCACCGGCGCCTCGGCATTCTTCATCGTGGTCTACCTGCACATGTTCCGCGGCCTGCTCTACGGCTCCTACCAGAAGCCCCGTGAGCTGGTCTGGCTGTTCGGCATGCTGATCTACCTGGCGCTGATGGCCGAGGCCTTCATGGGCTACCTGCTGCCGTGGGGCCAGATGTCGTACTGGGGGGCCCAGGTGATCATCTCGCTGTTCGGTGCGATCCCGGTGATCGGCGGCGACCTGACTCAATGGATCCGCGGTGACTACCTGATTTCCGGCATCACCCTGAACCGCTTCTTCGCCCTGCACGTGGTGGCTCTGCCGATCGTCATCCTCGGTCTGGTGGTGCTGCATATCCTGGCGCTGCACGAAGTGGGTTCGAACAACCCGGATGGTGTGGACATCAAGAAGAAAAAGGACGAGAACGGCATTCCGCTGGATGGTATCCCGTTCCACCCGTACTACACCGTCAAGGATATCGTCGGCGTGGTGGTGTTCCTCTTCGTGTTCTGCGCGGTGGTGTTCTTCTTCCCGGAAATGGGCGGCTACTTCCTGGAAAAACCGAACTTCGAGCAGGCCAACGCCTTCAAGACGCCTGAGCACATCGCACCGGTGTGGTACTTCACGCCGTTCTACGCGATCCTGCGCGCGGTTCCCGACAAGCTGTTCGGTGTTATCGCCATGGGTGCCGCGATCGCCGTGCTGTTCGTGCTGCCCTGGCTCGACCGTAGCCCTGTGCGCTCCATGCGCTACAAGGGCTGGCTGAGCAAGATCTTCCTGCTGGTGTTCTGCGTGGCCTTCGTCATCCTCGGCGTGCTGGGCGTGCTGGCGCCAACGCCGGGCCGGACCTTGCTGTCGCAGGTGTGTACGGTGCTGTACTTCGCCTACTTCCTGCTGATGCCGTTCTACACAAGGCTTGAGAAGACCAAACCGGTTCCGGAAAGGGTGACTGGCTGA
- a CDS encoding ClpXP protease specificity-enhancing factor, producing the protein MNSSRPYLVRALYEWIVDNDCTPHMLVNAEYPAVQVPQGFASDGQIVLNISPSAVRSLHMDNEAVSFEGRFGGVAHTLYVPIGAILGIYARENGQGMVFELEPPLDDEDDLPADEGVEPNDDGPPEGGGQPPRPSGRPSLKVVK; encoded by the coding sequence ATGAACTCCAGTCGCCCTTATCTGGTTCGAGCGCTGTACGAGTGGATCGTCGACAACGATTGCACCCCCCATATGCTGGTCAATGCCGAGTATCCGGCCGTCCAGGTGCCCCAAGGTTTCGCCAGTGATGGCCAGATCGTGCTGAACATCTCCCCAAGCGCCGTGCGCAGCCTGCACATGGACAATGAGGCGGTGAGCTTCGAGGGGCGCTTCGGTGGCGTGGCCCACACGCTGTATGTACCAATCGGCGCGATCCTGGGCATCTACGCCCGGGAGAATGGCCAGGGCATGGTCTTCGAGCTCGAGCCGCCACTCGACGATGAAGATGACCTGCCGGCTGATGAGGGGGTCGAACCGAATGACGATGGTCCGCCGGAGGGTGGTGGCCAGCCGCCACGTCCGAGCGGTCGACCCAGCCTCAAGGTGGTCAAGTAA
- the rpsI gene encoding 30S ribosomal protein S9: MSATQNYGTGRRKTATARVFLRPGTGNISINNRSLDVFFGRETARMVVRQPLELTETVEKFDIYVTVSGGGVSGQAGAIRHGITRALMEYDETLRGALRRAGYVTRDAREVERKKVGLRKARKRPQYSKR, translated from the coding sequence ATGTCGGCGACTCAAAACTACGGCACTGGCCGTCGCAAGACCGCAACCGCACGCGTTTTCCTGCGTCCGGGTACTGGCAACATCTCCATCAACAACCGTTCTCTGGACGTGTTCTTCGGCCGCGAAACCGCTCGCATGGTTGTTCGCCAGCCGCTGGAACTGACCGAAACCGTTGAGAAATTCGACATCTACGTCACCGTTTCCGGTGGTGGTGTCAGCGGTCAGGCCGGTGCAATCCGCCACGGCATCACCCGCGCCCTGATGGAATACGACGAAACCCTGCGTGGCGCCCTGCGTCGTGCTGGCTACGTCACCCGCGACGCCCGTGAAGTCGAGCGTAAGAAAGTGGGTCTGCGTAAAGCGCGTAAGCGTCCTCAGTACTCCAAGCGTTAA
- the zapE gene encoding cell division protein ZapE — translation MTPLERYQADLKRPDFFHDAAQETAVRHLQRLYDDLVHAQNNKPGVFGKLFGKKEQTPVKGLYFWGGVGRGKTYLVDTFYEALPFKQKMRTHFHRFMKRVHEEMKTLKGEKNPLTIIAKRFSEEAKVICFDEFFVSDITDAMILGTLMEELFKNGVSLVATSNIVPDGLYKDGLQRARFLPAIAMIKQYTDVVNVDSGVDYRLRHLEQAELFHFPLDAAAHESLRASFKALTPECTQAVENDVLMIENREIHALRTCDDVAWFDFRALCDGPRSQNDYIELGKIFHAVLLSNVEQMGVTTDDIARRFINMVDEFYDRNVKLIISAEVELKDLYTGGRLSFEFQRTLSRLLEMQSHEFLSRAHKP, via the coding sequence ATGACTCCCCTAGAACGCTATCAAGCAGATCTGAAACGTCCCGACTTCTTCCATGACGCGGCGCAGGAAACTGCGGTGCGTCACCTGCAGCGCCTGTACGACGACCTGGTGCACGCGCAGAACAACAAGCCGGGCGTGTTCGGCAAGCTGTTCGGCAAGAAGGAGCAGACACCGGTCAAGGGCCTGTACTTCTGGGGTGGGGTAGGGCGAGGCAAGACCTACCTGGTCGACACCTTCTATGAAGCGCTGCCGTTCAAGCAGAAGATGCGCACGCACTTCCACCGCTTCATGAAGCGTGTGCACGAGGAGATGAAGACCCTCAAGGGCGAGAAGAACCCGCTGACCATCATCGCCAAGCGCTTCAGCGAAGAAGCCAAGGTGATCTGCTTCGACGAATTCTTCGTATCCGACATCACCGATGCGATGATCCTCGGCACCCTGATGGAAGAGCTGTTCAAGAACGGCGTTTCACTGGTGGCGACTTCCAACATCGTGCCGGACGGCTTGTACAAGGACGGCCTGCAACGTGCGCGCTTCCTGCCGGCCATCGCCATGATCAAGCAGTACACCGATGTGGTGAACGTCGACAGCGGTGTCGACTACCGCCTGCGTCACCTGGAACAGGCCGAACTGTTCCACTTCCCGCTCGACGCCGCCGCCCACGAGAGCCTGCGGGCCAGTTTCAAGGCGTTGACCCCGGAGTGCACCCAGGCCGTCGAGAATGACGTGCTGATGATCGAAAACCGTGAAATCCACGCCCTGCGCACCTGCGACGATGTCGCCTGGTTCGACTTCCGCGCCCTGTGCGACGGCCCACGCAGCCAGAACGACTACATCGAACTGGGCAAGATCTTCCACGCCGTGCTGCTGAGCAACGTCGAGCAGATGGGCGTGACCACCGACGACATCGCCCGCCGCTTCATCAACATGGTCGACGAGTTCTACGACCGTAACGTGAAGCTGATCATCTCGGCGGAAGTGGAGCTGAAGGACCTGTACACCGGTGGGCGCCTGAGCTTCGAGTTCCAGCGCACGCTCAGCCGTCTGCTGGAGATGCAGTCCCACGAGTTCCTGTCGCGGGCGCACAAGCCATAA
- the petA gene encoding ubiquinol-cytochrome c reductase iron-sulfur subunit: MSNDGVNAGRRRFLVAATSVVGAAGAVGAAVPFVGSWFPSAKAKAAGAPVKVNIAKVEPGQQMVAEWRGQPVFIVRRTEEILGNLKKIAGELSDPESKASVQPTYVDPQNRSIKPEILVLVGLCTHLGCSPTFRPEVAPADLGPKWVGGYFCPCHGSHYDLAGRVYKSQPAPLNLPVPPHSYESDDLIVIGIDQEKA; encoded by the coding sequence ATGAGCAATGACGGCGTCAACGCAGGCCGGCGCCGCTTCCTCGTAGCCGCGACATCCGTGGTCGGGGCAGCGGGGGCAGTGGGGGCTGCGGTACCGTTCGTAGGGTCATGGTTTCCCAGTGCCAAGGCGAAAGCCGCGGGTGCACCGGTGAAGGTCAATATTGCCAAGGTCGAGCCCGGGCAGCAGATGGTGGCTGAGTGGCGTGGCCAACCTGTATTCATCGTGCGGCGAACGGAAGAGATCCTCGGTAATCTGAAAAAGATCGCCGGTGAGCTCTCCGACCCTGAGTCCAAGGCGTCGGTGCAGCCCACCTACGTCGACCCGCAGAACCGTTCGATCAAGCCCGAGATTCTCGTCCTGGTCGGCCTGTGCACCCACCTGGGTTGCTCGCCGACGTTCCGTCCTGAAGTCGCCCCGGCCGACCTCGGTCCGAAATGGGTCGGTGGCTACTTCTGCCCGTGCCACGGTTCGCACTACGACCTGGCGGGCCGTGTCTACAAGTCCCAGCCGGCACCGCTGAACCTGCCAGTGCCACCGCACTCGTACGAGTCGGACGATCTCATCGTCATCGGCATCGATCAGGAGAAAGCATGA
- a CDS encoding tryptophan--tRNA ligase has translation MTTRILTGITTTGTPHLGNYAGAIRPAILASQQPGADSFYFLADYHALIKCDDPLRIQRSRLEIAATWLAGGLDPNKVTFYRQSDIPEIPELTWLLTCVAAKGLLNRAHAYKASVDKNVEAGEDPDAGVTMGLFSYPVLMAADILMFNANKVPVGRDQIQHVEMARDIGQRFNHLFGQGKDFFALPEAVIEESVATLPGLDGRKMSKSYDNTIPLFTSAKDMKDAISRIVTDSKAPGEAKDPDNSHLFTLFQAFSTSAQCAEFREALVQGLGWGEAKQRLFQLLDGQLAEKREHYHQLISRPSDLEDILLAGAAKARKTATPFLEQLREAVGLRSFRTTVQATAEVKKKAAKSARFVSFRDEDGSFRFRLLAADGEQLLLSRSFADGKSAGAVSKQLQQGGEADVRVEGLGFSLWLEGEPVAEGPQFDNAEARDGAIATLREALAPQQD, from the coding sequence ATGACCACGCGCATCCTCACCGGTATCACCACCACCGGCACCCCGCACCTGGGCAACTATGCCGGCGCCATCCGCCCGGCCATTCTCGCCAGCCAGCAGCCCGGTGCCGACTCGTTCTACTTCCTCGCCGACTATCACGCCCTGATCAAGTGCGACGACCCGCTGCGCATCCAGCGCTCGCGCCTGGAAATCGCCGCCACCTGGCTGGCCGGCGGCCTGGACCCGAACAAGGTCACCTTCTACCGCCAGTCGGACATTCCCGAGATCCCCGAGCTGACCTGGTTGCTGACCTGCGTCGCCGCCAAGGGCCTGCTCAACCGCGCCCACGCCTACAAGGCCTCGGTGGACAAGAACGTCGAGGCCGGTGAAGACCCGGACGCCGGCGTGACCATGGGCCTGTTCAGCTACCCGGTGCTGATGGCCGCCGACATCCTGATGTTCAACGCCAACAAGGTGCCGGTCGGTCGTGATCAGATCCAGCACGTGGAAATGGCCCGCGACATCGGCCAGCGCTTCAACCACCTGTTCGGCCAGGGCAAGGACTTCTTCGCCCTGCCGGAAGCGGTGATCGAGGAAAGCGTGGCCACCCTGCCGGGGTTGGACGGGCGCAAGATGTCCAAGAGCTACGACAACACCATCCCGCTGTTCACCAGTGCCAAGGACATGAAGGATGCCATCTCGCGCATCGTCACTGACTCCAAGGCGCCGGGCGAAGCGAAGGATCCGGACAATTCGCACCTGTTCACCCTGTTCCAGGCTTTCTCGACGAGCGCGCAATGCGCCGAATTCCGCGAAGCGCTGGTGCAGGGCCTGGGTTGGGGCGAGGCCAAGCAGCGCCTGTTCCAGCTGCTCGACGGCCAGCTGGCCGAGAAGCGCGAGCACTACCACCAGCTGATTTCGCGCCCGTCGGATCTGGAGGACATCCTCCTGGCCGGCGCCGCCAAGGCCCGCAAGACCGCCACGCCGTTCCTCGAGCAGCTGCGTGAGGCGGTTGGCCTGCGTTCGTTCCGCACCACTGTGCAAGCCACCGCCGAAGTGAAGAAGAAGGCTGCCAAGAGCGCCCGTTTCGTCAGCTTCCGTGATGAGGATGGCAGTTTCCGCTTCCGCCTGCTGGCCGCCGACGGCGAGCAACTGCTGCTGTCGCGCAGCTTCGCCGATGGCAAGAGCGCCGGTGCTGTGAGCAAGCAGCTGCAGCAAGGTGGCGAGGCCGATGTGCGTGTTGAAGGCCTTGGCTTCAGCCTGTGGCTGGAAGGCGAGCCGGTTGCCGAAGGGCCGCAGTTCGACAATGCCGAAGCCCGTGACGGTGCTATTGCCACCCTGCGTGAGGCCCTGGCACCTCAGCAGGACTAA
- a CDS encoding YgdI/YgdR family lipoprotein gives MKKLLLPALLIGAFATLAGCSTPSVITLNDGRELQTTDTPEFDRASGFYEFKQLDGKPTRINKDQVQSIKDL, from the coding sequence ATGAAGAAGCTTCTGCTGCCCGCCCTGCTCATCGGCGCTTTCGCCACCCTGGCCGGCTGCTCCACCCCGAGCGTGATCACCCTCAACGATGGCCGCGAACTGCAGACCACCGACACGCCGGAATTCGACCGCGCCTCGGGCTTCTACGAGTTCAAGCAGCTGGACGGCAAGCCGACCCGCATCAACAAGGACCAGGTACAAAGCATCAAGGACCTGTGA